The Rosa chinensis cultivar Old Blush chromosome 7, RchiOBHm-V2, whole genome shotgun sequence DNA segment TCCTCGTTAGATTCTCACCCCTATTTTGGCTAGGTCTTAAAATAAGTGGGTCTTTGACCGGAAAATAGAAAACTCAAGAGGTTGGGTTTTGACAATAAGAGGACTGGTTCCTTATATATAGACACCCCTTTCTCGTAGTCCCCTTTATCAATACAGGCGTAGTGATAGTGTGAGACTAATTTCTGTGTGAAGTAGGTCCTAGTAGCCCAGAATGAAGACCAAGCAAGAGAAGGAGGACCTTGTATCGGGTACATTCACATGGAAAATCAACGACTTCTCCAAGCTCAAGGACGACAAGCTTTACTCTCAGGATTTCATCATTGCCGGTCTTAAATGGTACCCCCCTTAAAccctatatatattttagtcATATTTTTACGGAGTAATAGCTTCATATGACCGCCGATGATGGGTTCAGGCCACAGTGGCTGTTGCATGTCGCAACAGGAGAAGCCCACTTCAGTGAATTTCTGCTTTTAAGGAAACAACATGATATAGTTTAGGTTCTGCATTTCTTATAATTTTACAGTCATTATATATGTTGCATATGTTTTTCCCATTCTGGGTAAAAATGGGTAGCTAATTTGATACGAAATATTGTTCATTGAACCATAATATGCTCAGCACTAGCCCATAAGCCAAATAGGGGCTGCTTCTAATTTTAACATGTGCTTTGTGACATGTGTGATTACTTTCTTACTAGCTTTCTTTGGCTTGATGGTCAGGCGGATTATTATAAATCCAAAGGGGAATGAGGTAAATCTCGTCAAGCACTTGTCAATTTATCTGGGTGTTGATGTCACTTCAAAATGGCCATCTGGGTGGTCTAAGTATGCCTACTTCAGCTTGACAGTCGTTAATCAATTTGACGGCAAGAAGTCAGTGTCGGTGCCTATGACCGGTATATGTGATATCTTCTACTGTTTATGTTCTGTTTTTCTCTGTATGGCAAAGGCTTACTCATCAAAATCAAGTCTTGATACATACACCtgttgttttagttttctttttatgtAGCTCACTCACCAAAGAATTGTCTggagacaattttttttctttcagtttcttGTCCTGAAAGTGAACTAAATTAGGTTGACACTGTACTTAAATTGTCTTTACTTGCTAGGTCAAACTTTCACTTCCTGTAGGCTCTAAACTTATGACTTTTAGACCCAAAAAGCCCCTTATCATTGTGTGTTAAGGGCTACCATTGCACTctgaattcttttcttttctattttttttttttttttgaaatatccAACTTGTTTGGCTAAAGGCACTGGTGACTTGCTAATAATTTTCAGAAGTTATATTTATTGAAAAATGTATTGCATGTTAAATAGCCATAATGTTATGAATTGGAATGGTGTCTTATGAGCTTTTAATTGCAACTGTTAGGAGGATGTAATAAAAATGAAACTGGTGCACTCTTACATAAACTTCTATGCTGATTGGTTAACTGTCATTCGTCAACTTTGAAATGCAGGTCGtttattattgttttgggtATTACCTGGTGATGCACTTTTTCATTATGAATTATTCTTTTGTATTCCTTGATGTTTTGGTTCACAGGAACTGTCCGACAGGAGTTCAACAAAGACCAGAATGAGTGGGGCGTTAAACCATTCATGCGTCTCAGTGATCTTTATGATCACAGTGCAGGTTATCTTGTGAATGATATATGCATTATTCAAGCCAAGGTTGATGTGCCAGTTATGTTTGATGTGCCAAGTATGGTTGATGTGCCAATTAAGATTGAGAGTCAAGGAGACGATCTTTATGCAATTAGGGAGTCCTTGGAGATACTGCAGGAACCTTCAAATGTGAATTCTGTCCAATATCCAGCCTCTTCAGCAGCGCCTGAGGCACCACGCTCTGAAATGTTGCCTATCTTCCAAGGTACATTAGCACTAGGTTCTGAACAAGTTGGCCTCAAACTTAATCATGGTAGATGTGCTGTACCTTCTCTAGTCAAGGAACATGGAGAAGTCCTCACCATCCCTACGGGAGAGCTTATAAATTTTAGGGGACTTGGACTAATAGAGAAAGCTTTTGTTCCCCTATTAGAGGAAGTCTGTTTGTGGTACCCTTCATTGATTGAGAGCCAACACAACAAAAGTCGAATGTTTACTGAATGTGCATTCACAGCTTTGGGTCGGCTCCTGCATTTTCTGCAGACAACAAAGGTCAAGGATATGACCGAAGATGCCTGTGGTCAGCTTCGACTTTTCTGGGAGGAGCTTGAAACCTTCAAATTTGGCTTGGCTTGGCTGGAGCCTCAGGTGCAGTCTGCTTTTGACAAGAAGAAGTTTGTGGAAAGGGCAGGGAGAGTGAAAAGACTGAAGGAGGATGTGGAATGCTTGCAGAATGAAACGAAGAGGCGGAAGGCTATGCTGACTGTTACTGAGTTAGATCTTCAGCTAGCAAAGAGAGACTTGGCAAAGGCGGAAGAAGGTTTCAATGAGATTGAAATGGATTGTAAGCTTGGTTATGGGAGGTGTTAGCCTTACTgtacaattttgtttttggatgcGTATCAGCTGCAGGATAGTTATGTGCAGTATAGAAGTTTAAAGTTTGTACAACTAGGACTTACGCAGGACAGGTATTGGAAAGCTTCTCGTGGTATGGGCATTATCTCCTTCCAGATTGATATTTCTACATGCAGGATTCAACACTTCAAAGATTTGTTTCAATTTATGCTTTCGTATATTTGTGGTCCTGTATTGGGCTATCTTGCCTTTTCTTTTGTTGGAGTCCAAGTCTGTGACACTGCGGAAGTAATTTAAACTGTTCAATAGGAAGACTTGCAATACAGCGATGCATTCTGCCTCTACTATATCACTTGTGCATGGGATTTTTTCTTCTGTGAGTCTGTCAGCACCAACATAACATACTTTTTATGAcatttatgtttttacatttgtGAGTCTTTCGTTCCTTACATATATCAGCGAATTTTCATGAGAACAAGGAATTTGTTTGACCTACTTTTTCACTTTAACCCTCTGGCCCAACCAGACCAATTGGATGGGGAGGGCCTTGAAAGTGGGAAGTCGGACTC contains these protein-coding regions:
- the LOC112179606 gene encoding MATH domain and coiled-coil domain-containing protein At3g58370, with the protein product MKTKQEKEDLVSGTFTWKINDFSKLKDDKLYSQDFIIAGLKWRIIINPKGNEVNLVKHLSIYLGVDVTSKWPSGWSKYAYFSLTVVNQFDGKKSVSVPMTGTVRQEFNKDQNEWGVKPFMRLSDLYDHSAGYLVNDICIIQAKVDVPVMFDVPSMVDVPIKIESQGDDLYAIRESLEILQEPSNVNSVQYPASSAAPEAPRSEMLPIFQGTLALGSEQVGLKLNHGRCAVPSLVKEHGEVLTIPTGELINFRGLGLIEKAFVPLLEEVCLWYPSLIESQHNKSRMFTECAFTALGRLLHFLQTTKVKDMTEDACGQLRLFWEELETFKFGLAWLEPQVQSAFDKKKFVERAGRVKRLKEDVECLQNETKRRKAMLTVTELDLQLAKRDLAKAEEGFNEIEMDCKLGYGRC